The genomic DNA CGTGCGTAACCATAGACCTCGGTCAGGATGTCGCCGAAAAGGTAACTCAGCGGGAAGAAAAGAACACCGGTGCCATAGATATATTCGCCGTAGAATGGAAGATTGACCGACGATACCTTATGGACCCCGATAAGATTGGCGCAGAGCAGGACAGCAACGAATGCTGCCATTATGAGGTCGGAGTATTTGAATTGCCGCGACGTTTCCACTTCGCAGAATTGTAACAAAAAAAGGAAGCAAACCAACTCACTGGCTTGCTTCCAAAATTAACCTTGGCCTAAAAACTGGCTTCTACGCTATGGCGTTGACGTGCTTGGTCAAGCGCGACTTGTGGCGTGCAGCAGTATTCCGGTGAATAATGCCTTTATTTACTGCCTTGTCGATCAATGAAACCGTTGACAAAAGCACTTCTCCGGCTGCCTTATCATTCGCGGTGACAGCTGCACGGACCTTCTTGATCGAGGTGCGAAGCTTACTGCGATTGCTGCGGTTGATCTCTTTTCGTTTCTCGTTCTGACGAACGCGCTTTAATGCTGATTTATGATTAGCCATCTTTATTAATAGTCAGTTAAGACAAACTCCAAATTCTATAGATTGCGCTGGTATTTGTCAAACCCTGCAAGTGAGTTGGCGGCGTTCGAGTCTGGTGGGGAACTCTCCGCTCAATGCTCAAACAAGATCGCCTGATAAATATGAACTTATCCAGTGAATAATAATAATGTTACCTCTGCTCTGCTTAGTTCCAGTCATTTTTCAAAACGTAGTGCGAGCGAGTGCATTATATCGACGAAGAACGTGACGATCGGCGGATAGAGAAAGAATTCAGGTTCGAAGTCTTTTGAGAACATCGACGGCAGGATTTGCGAAGAAAACGACGTCAGTGAGCCGATCAAAATCCCGACTCCGAGACAAAGTAGGAATCCGCCAAAAAGCACTCCGACTGCGGCGGCACGCGAGTAGGGCTTCGCTTTGCGTTCATTTTCGTCGAGGATCGATTCGTGGATATCGTCTTCGACCTCGGTGTAACGAACAAATCCATCGCGGATCCGTCCGGCAAGGTGAATTATTCCGGCTATGAACAGCACGACGATAATGATCTTTCCGATGTTGCCGGTCGATATGAAGATCTTTGGTTTCAGAGCTGTCGCCAGAACGGCTGCGACAAATAGCGAAACGGTAGGATAGACGATCCGCTGAAATGCCATGGCCTCCATTCGCTCTTCGGCCATCATGCGGTCGATGATGTCGTTGTAACGCTTTTCGTAAACCATCTGCCGCCAGCGTTTTGCATGTCGATTGGTCGATGTGAAGACGGAATCAACGCTTCCGCTGAATTGCATTTCCAAAATACGCCGGTCATATTTGACGCGCTCCTTGGCATTGCCAAGCACTTCGTAAGCCTCGGCGATAGCGGCGAATTTTAAGGCAGTTTCTTCGCTACCGTTATTGCGGTCAGGATGAAGTTTGCGCCAATCGGCGGTATGCCGACTTTATCTCGGCGCTCGATGCCTTGGGCGAAACTTTTAATACGTCGTAATAATTTGCCATCAAGACGCGATGTCGGGTGAGGATCGGACGGATATATAATTCAACCGCCGTCGGACCACTCGATTATAACACGAGATCATCTTGGCATAATGCCGGGCAATTAAGGCAGATCGTCGATCTGCAGGCCGATCGGATACGCACCCGCTAACTTGACGGCGTCGACGACGCGAGCGACCTCACCGTAGCCCACAGTTCGCGGAGCTTTTATAAATACGGTGCGTTCGATACGGTCGCCTATTGGCCGGTCGGCATCGTCAGCGAATCTTTCGGAGATCTGGCCGCTCTCGATACGCGCGGCGAAGACGTTCTGGAGGCGTTTTGTTAGAACTGCAGTATCTGTCGTCGTGCCGAGGTTCGATTCATTGTTAAGGCGAAGCGAGCCATCATTTTCGACGACGGCCACCAAGGTATTTATGTTTAGGGCGACATTCGGATCGTTCTTCGACTCAGCCGGAACGCGGGCCCTAAAACTGCTAGGTTTGAGCGGCGAAACGACCATGAAGATGATCAGCAGGACGAGAAGGACATCGATCAGCGGCGTGACGTTTATATTTGGTTTGGTCATAGGAACTCTCCTTTTGTTGAATTTGGAGACTTAGACACCGTTGGAGAGAAATTGTTCCAGGTTCCAAGTTCCAAGTTCTGGGATCCAAGATATGGGTTCGAAATGGGACGAAGTTAACGTTGAGCGTCTAGGCGGCCGCCGAGCGCGTCGAGCAGGGCTTTGGCTTTGGTAAGAGTCTCGGCGTATTCGCTCTCGGGATCGCTATCGATGACGATACCGCCGCCGACGTTGAACGTCGAAGTCCGTCCGCAGACG from Acidobacteriota bacterium includes the following:
- a CDS encoding biopolymer transporter ExbD → MTKPNINVTPLIDVLLVLLIIFMVVSPLKPSSFRARVPAESKNDPNVALNINTLVAVVENDGSLRLNNESNLGTTTDTAVLTKRLQNVFAARIESGQISERFADDADRPIGDRIERTVFIKAPRTVGYGEVARVVDAVKLAGAYPIGLQIDDLP
- the rpsT gene encoding 30S ribosomal protein S20, giving the protein MANHKSALKRVRQNEKRKEINRSNRSKLRTSIKKVRAAVTANDKAAGEVLLSTVSLIDKAVNKGIIHRNTAARHKSRLTKHVNAIA
- a CDS encoding DnaJ domain-containing protein — translated: MANYYDVLKVSPKASSAEIKSAYRRLAQTSS